In one window of Pristiophorus japonicus isolate sPriJap1 unplaced genomic scaffold, sPriJap1.hap1 HAP1_SCAFFOLD_110, whole genome shotgun sequence DNA:
- the LOC139241536 gene encoding zinc finger protein 551-like: MEAEGTVHSGEKLYTCSVCGQGFSQSSNLERHKHSHTGEKPCKCGACRKRFNYPSQLETHRRGHTGERPFTCSNCGKRFTRSSDLLRHQRVHTGERPFTCYECGKGFTQSSDLLTHQRVHTGERPFICSNCGMGFTTSSHLLRHQRLHTGERPFTCSDCGKGFTRSSDLLTHQRVHTGERPFTCSDCGKGFTRSSDLLTHQRVHTGERPFTCSECGKGFSLSGNLLRHQRVHK; encoded by the coding sequence atggaagcagaaggcaccgttcacagtggggagaaactgtacacgtgctctgtgtgtggacaaggcttcagtcaatcatccaacctggagagacacaagcacagtcacactggggagaaaccgtgtaaatgtggggctTGTAGGAAAcgattcaactacccgtcccagctggaaacacatcggcgaggtcacactggggagaggccgttcacctgctccaactgtgggaagagattcactcggtcatccgacctgctgagacatcaacgagttcacactggggagaggccgttcacctgctacgagtgtgggaagggattcactcagtcatctgacctgctgacacaccagcgagttcacactggggagaggccgttcatctgctctaactgtgggatgggattcactacatcatcccacctgctgaggcatcagcgacttcacactggggagaggccgttcacctgctccgactgtgggaagggattcactcggtcatccgacctgctgacacaccagcgagttcacactggagagaggccgttcacctgctccgactgtgggaagggattcactcggtcatccgacctgctgacacaccagcgagttcacactggagagaggccgttcacctgctctgagtgtgggaagggattctctctgtcaggcaacctgctgagacaccagcgagttcacaagtga